A window of Polaribacter litorisediminis contains these coding sequences:
- a CDS encoding DUF6973 domain-containing protein has protein sequence MKIRKTCMLLLFVVSVATNAQSNFNKFLKLSGPTKKWVLLHPFKAKKALIISSEAQRVSDSIAKTNGLDKDAAGGQVDAFRHAYWMARLRQEIGKCAARSLGKAHEKENYGTFKKNKLEDGVVPDKISSTMDLHNNEEGLKLTIKGSKTPKKGLIYKIINAIAQGKMKIIKKDQEGNFLTCDEKIIRLESLKGKWENNKCLVSSNKTYLKLF, from the coding sequence ATGAAAATCAGAAAAACTTGTATGCTACTTTTGTTTGTGGTTTCTGTTGCTACAAATGCCCAATCTAATTTTAATAAATTTCTAAAATTATCTGGGCCCACAAAAAAATGGGTTCTGTTGCATCCTTTCAAGGCAAAAAAAGCATTGATAATTTCTTCAGAAGCACAGCGAGTTTCAGATTCTATTGCAAAAACGAATGGATTAGATAAAGATGCTGCTGGCGGACAAGTAGATGCTTTTAGACATGCCTACTGGATGGCAAGATTGCGACAAGAAATAGGCAAGTGTGCCGCTCGATCTTTAGGAAAAGCGCATGAAAAAGAAAATTATGGTACGTTTAAAAAGAATAAATTAGAAGATGGAGTAGTACCTGATAAAATTTCATCAACAATGGATTTACATAATAATGAGGAAGGTTTAAAACTGACAATTAAAGGAAGTAAGACTCCGAAAAAAGGGCTCATTTATAAAATTATAAATGCTATTGCACAGGGTAAAATGAAAATTATCAAAAAAGATCAAGAGGGTAATTTTTTAACGTGTGATGAGAAAATAATACGTTTAGAATCCTTAAAAGGAAAATGGGAAAATAATAAGTGTCTAGTGTCTTCGAATAAAACTTATTTAAAATTATTCTAA
- a CDS encoding helix-turn-helix domain-containing protein — MKKKDFFTYFVKDEYEAILKNLISIRKEKGLTQYEVGKRLGLSDNAYSKLENGYIKLSVPRLLFILKFFDINLKDFFKDFEDFKDFKEK; from the coding sequence TTGAAAAAGAAAGACTTCTTTACTTACTTTGTAAAAGACGAATATGAAGCTATTTTAAAAAATCTAATTTCAATTAGAAAAGAAAAAGGTTTAACCCAATATGAAGTAGGAAAAAGACTTGGTTTAAGCGATAATGCGTATTCAAAATTAGAAAATGGATATATAAAGTTAAGTGTACCGCGTCTTTTATTTATCTTAAAATTTTTTGATATAAACCTAAAAGATTTTTTTAAGGATTTTGAAGATTTTAAAGATTTTAAAGAAAAATAG
- a CDS encoding fumarate reductase/succinate dehydrogenase flavoprotein subunit, which produces MALDSKVPKGPIKDKWTTYKDQINLVNPANKRHIDVIVVGTGLAGGSAAATLAELGYNVKAFAYQDSPRRAHSIAAQGGINAAKNYQGDGDSTYRLFYDTVKGGDYRSREANVYRLAEVSSNIIDQCVAQGVPFARDYGGLLDNRSFGGVLVSRTFYAKGQTGQQLLLGAYSAMNRQIARGKIEMFNRHEMLDVVIVDGKARGIIARDLVTGEIERHSAHAVVVASGGYGNVYFLSTNAMGSNVTASWKIHKKGAYFANPCYTQIHPTCIPRSGDYQSKLTLMSESLRNDGRIWVPKHLKDVEAIKAGTLKPTQLKEEDRDYFLERRYPAFGNLVPRDVASRAAKERCDAGYGVNATGEAVYLDFAASFERYGKEQAKIHNLVNPTEAKIKELGQEIVKAKYGNLFQMYEKIIDQNPYETPMMIYPAVHYTMGGIWVDYNLMTTIPGCYAIGEANFSDHGANRLGASALMQGLADGYFVLPYTIGDYLADDIRTGKISTETPEFEAAEKSVKDSIDFFINNKGTRSVDYYHKKLGKIMWDKCGMSRNAEGLKEAIEEISALRKDFWQNVSVPGGDKQFNEELAKAGRVADFLELGELFAKDALVREESAGGHFREEHQTPEGEAKRLKEFQFVSAWEYKGEPKDAVLHKEPLKYENIEVKERSYK; this is translated from the coding sequence ATGGCTTTAGATTCAAAAGTACCAAAAGGTCCAATTAAAGATAAATGGACAACTTATAAAGATCAAATTAATTTAGTAAACCCGGCAAACAAGCGTCATATAGATGTTATTGTAGTTGGTACAGGATTAGCTGGAGGTTCTGCTGCTGCAACGTTAGCAGAATTAGGCTACAATGTAAAAGCATTCGCATATCAAGATTCACCAAGAAGAGCGCATTCTATTGCAGCGCAAGGAGGAATTAACGCAGCAAAAAATTATCAAGGAGACGGAGATTCTACTTACAGATTGTTTTATGACACTGTAAAGGGTGGAGATTATCGTTCTCGTGAAGCAAACGTATATAGATTGGCCGAAGTTTCTTCAAATATTATTGATCAATGTGTAGCACAAGGAGTTCCTTTTGCACGTGATTATGGTGGTTTGTTAGACAACCGTTCTTTTGGTGGGGTTTTAGTTTCTAGAACTTTTTATGCAAAAGGACAAACAGGTCAGCAATTATTATTAGGTGCCTATTCTGCTATGAATAGACAGATTGCTCGTGGTAAAATAGAAATGTTTAACAGACATGAAATGTTAGATGTTGTTATTGTTGATGGAAAAGCAAGAGGTATTATTGCAAGAGATTTAGTTACTGGAGAAATAGAACGTCATTCTGCACATGCTGTAGTTGTTGCTTCTGGTGGTTATGGAAATGTATATTTCTTATCCACCAATGCCATGGGTTCTAATGTAACGGCAAGTTGGAAAATTCACAAAAAAGGGGCGTATTTTGCAAATCCTTGTTATACACAAATTCATCCAACATGTATACCGCGTTCTGGAGATTATCAGTCTAAATTAACATTGATGTCAGAGTCTCTAAGAAATGATGGAAGAATTTGGGTGCCTAAACATTTAAAAGATGTTGAAGCGATAAAAGCCGGTACTTTAAAACCAACACAATTAAAAGAAGAGGATAGAGATTATTTCTTAGAAAGACGTTACCCAGCGTTTGGTAATTTAGTGCCACGTGATGTTGCTTCTAGAGCAGCAAAAGAACGTTGCGACGCAGGTTATGGAGTAAATGCTACCGGTGAAGCGGTGTATTTAGATTTTGCAGCTTCCTTTGAAAGATATGGAAAAGAACAAGCTAAAATTCATAATTTAGTAAACCCTACGGAGGCTAAAATAAAAGAATTAGGACAAGAAATTGTAAAAGCGAAATATGGAAATTTATTTCAGATGTATGAGAAAATCATAGATCAAAATCCTTATGAGACGCCCATGATGATTTATCCAGCAGTGCATTATACAATGGGGGGTATATGGGTTGATTATAATTTGATGACTACAATTCCGGGTTGTTATGCAATCGGAGAAGCCAACTTTTCTGATCACGGAGCAAATAGATTAGGAGCTTCTGCATTAATGCAAGGTTTAGCAGATGGTTATTTTGTGTTGCCTTATACGATTGGAGATTATTTAGCGGATGATATTAGAACAGGAAAAATATCAACAGAAACGCCAGAATTTGAAGCAGCAGAAAAATCTGTGAAAGATAGCATCGATTTCTTCATCAATAATAAAGGAACCCGTTCTGTAGATTATTACCACAAAAAATTAGGAAAAATAATGTGGGATAAATGTGGAATGTCTAGAAACGCAGAAGGATTAAAAGAAGCAATTGAAGAAATATCAGCCTTAAGAAAAGACTTTTGGCAAAATGTTTCTGTTCCTGGTGGAGACAAGCAGTTCAATGAGGAATTAGCAAAAGCAGGTAGAGTTGCAGATTTTCTAGAATTAGGTGAATTATTTGCAAAAGATGCTTTGGTGAGAGAAGAGTCTGCAGGAGGACACTTTAGAGAAGAACACCAAACGCCAGAAGGAGAAGCAAAACGATTAAAAGAATTTCAATTCGTTTCTGCTTGGGAATACAAAGGAGAGCCAAAAGATGCTGTTTTGCATAAAGAGCCTCTAAAGTATGAAAATATTGAAGTTAAAGAAAGAAGTTATAAATAA
- a CDS encoding BspA family leucine-rich repeat surface protein has product MQKKLLTLIFTFSILLSFGQNEFITKWRTNLGVQTITIPTIGSGYNYTVDWGDGTIENGFTGDATHNYGVAGEFIVSITGDFPRIYFKPSSSAVNNTLVEIMQWGSNTWTSMEDAFNSCISLEITATDSPNLNNVTSLKSMFNSCIALTGNSSINDWDVSTIQNFEEMFRSADNFNAPLNNWDVGAALNMKGMFFRTKEFNQNLNSWDVSKVENMDAMFSQTDSFNGDITSWDIGSVTNVSSMFSDSSFNQDISSWGVGHLTNMTSMFSDSSFNQDISSWDVSNVTDMTSMFSGSSFNQDISSWNVSSVTNMSFMFAYGSFNQDISSWNFGNVTNMSSMFEGDDSFKQDMSAWDVSNVTNMSFMFAFGSFNQDISSWDVGKVTNMEAMFRSNSQFNQDISSWNVSSVNSMRSMFRGADRFDQNIGTWDVSNVTDMALMFLSFEGGLSSRNYDLILQGWSNLPNLSQNVSINADYISYCNAEAARTKLINDYNWNISDAGKDCSGEAFITKWKTTTANESITIPTTGAGYNYTVDWGDGTIENGFTGNATHSYTIAGEYEVSITGDFPRIYFNNAGSKFKIIDIVQWGSNPWVSMFAAFQNCPNLIVSAIDTPNLENVTDMGYMFYAATSLNQDLSSWDVSNVTYMSSMFTEATSFNQDLSSWDVSNVTDMLGMFFSSGFDVNNYDKALIAWSNLPTLKQNVSFGAQGVSYCNGEAARTKLINDYNWNITDEGKDCSDVYISIPDTNFEQALIDLGYDTNGLNGNILTSDAVAVTSLSLPSAISAAITDLTGIEGFTQLTSLTIVGSKITSIDVSKNVNLLSLSLADNSALTALDVSKNEDLRSLNIGLTDLRSSGKIGLISVLDVSNNINLVSINARAQSLTSLDISNNVALESLDLEKNNITSLDVSNNTKLYRLDVTQTNLTTLDVSNLADLGELYAPFNSLISLDVSNNLKLARLDCNSNNTITTISLGNNDVLSYLNISGNLLTTLDTSQNNGLLDLECGFNNLTSLIVNDELKTLSCDDNNLTSLDVTNATNLEELRCTENSFSALDVTKNTKLTGIHADYNSLTSIDLSKNTNLETLGISNNALTTLEISNNTKLESLDCSANNLTDIDFGTNINLGSISAYENALATIDVSKLTNLTRLSAYNNSLTSLDLSENLLLERLDVSNNHIDSLNLSLNNSLLTLDVRDNSLEYLNVKNGNNMNMIIQGTYALDVAGNPNLTCIQVDDIAYANANFNKDATASFNLGCGVNTAATNGNWSDPSSWSTGVVPTSNDNVTIPAGTTLQIGSNISEINSLVNEGSIVIGPTFSLKSNTTLVNNGSIVMDSESNNSSVLFVQGASSGTITYKRGGLKANAWSLVAPPVSGQKIEEFALNADNDIRINTSVSPNRYAIAYHDDTAIEGEKWKYYTTDIASSLTFTAGESYSMSRGTDGSVSFTGTLTTADVSKSLNAGAWSAIGNPFTTYYPANKNSENSFLNQNFAALDDEFKAVYLWSTTQNKFVSVTEIDINNRSLTPGQGFLIKLKPSATSVQFNEDKRTLKPNDATNTFAKNNDLYAELALENDNYNVTTAIKFYPNATLGFDVGYDIRNFDGASFDVFTHLADQSSENNFSIQSVPSTDMENTIVPLGVNLPNEEKVKFTLSAVNLPEGIHVVIEDRMLNTFNNMSTDNTYVPDFSQNKNLKDRFFVHFKTASALSTNTPTLNEINIFVKERVLFVEGIKNEKALKVFNMLGQELLTVNLEADSNQINLPNHIKSGIYLISIKADTQTHTQRILLK; this is encoded by the coding sequence ATGCAAAAGAAATTACTTACACTCATTTTTACTTTTTCTATTTTATTGTCTTTCGGACAAAATGAGTTTATTACCAAATGGAGAACGAATTTAGGCGTTCAGACAATAACAATACCTACAATTGGTTCTGGTTATAATTATACTGTAGATTGGGGAGATGGTACAATAGAAAATGGTTTTACAGGAGATGCAACACACAATTATGGAGTTGCTGGAGAATTTATCGTCAGTATTACTGGAGATTTCCCTAGAATTTATTTTAAACCTTCTAGTAGTGCTGTGAATAATACGCTTGTCGAAATAATGCAATGGGGATCTAATACTTGGACATCTATGGAAGATGCTTTTAATTCTTGTATAAGTTTAGAAATTACAGCAACCGATTCACCTAATTTAAATAATGTAACTAGTTTAAAATCAATGTTTAATTCATGTATTGCCTTAACAGGTAATTCATCAATAAATGATTGGGATGTTAGTACAATTCAAAATTTTGAAGAGATGTTTCGCAGTGCTGATAATTTTAATGCACCATTAAATAATTGGGATGTTGGTGCTGCACTAAATATGAAAGGTATGTTTTTTAGGACTAAAGAATTCAATCAAAACTTAAATAGTTGGGATGTTAGCAAAGTGGAGAATATGGATGCGATGTTTAGTCAAACTGATAGTTTTAATGGAGATATAACTTCTTGGGATATTGGTAGTGTTACCAATGTAAGTTCTATGTTTTCAGATAGCAGCTTTAATCAAGATATAAGTTCTTGGGGTGTTGGTCATCTCACCAATATGACTTCTATGTTTTCAGATAGCAGCTTTAATCAAGATATAAGTTCTTGGGATGTTAGTAATGTTACCGATATGACTTCTATGTTTTCAGGTAGTAGCTTTAATCAAGATATAAGTTCTTGGAATGTTAGTAGTGTTACCAATATGAGTTTTATGTTTGCATACGGTAGTTTTAATCAAGATATAAGTTCTTGGAATTTTGGTAATGTTACCAATATGAGTTCTATGTTTGAAGGAGATGATAGTTTTAAGCAAGATATGAGTGCTTGGGATGTTAGTAATGTTACCAATATGAGTTTTATGTTTGCATTCGGTAGTTTTAATCAAGATATAAGTTCTTGGGATGTTGGTAAGGTTACCAACATGGAAGCAATGTTTAGGTCTAACTCTCAATTTAATCAAGATATAAGTTCTTGGAACGTTAGCAGTGTTAATAGTATGCGTTCTATGTTTAGAGGAGCTGACAGGTTTGATCAAAATATAGGTACATGGGATGTTAGTAACGTAACAGATATGGCTTTAATGTTTCTTTCTTTTGAAGGTGGGTTATCTTCAAGGAATTATGATTTAATTTTGCAAGGTTGGTCTAATTTACCTAATCTTAGCCAAAATGTATCTATTAATGCTGACTACATTAGTTATTGTAATGCAGAAGCTGCGAGAACAAAATTAATTAATGATTATAACTGGAATATCTCTGATGCAGGTAAAGATTGTTCAGGTGAAGCTTTTATTACCAAATGGAAAACAACCACAGCAAATGAATCTATAACAATACCAACAACGGGTGCTGGTTATAATTATACCGTAGACTGGGGAGATGGTACTATTGAAAACGGGTTTACAGGCAATGCAACACATAGTTATACCATTGCTGGTGAATATGAAGTTAGTATTACTGGAGATTTCCCTAGAATTTATTTTAATAATGCTGGAAGCAAATTTAAAATAATAGATATTGTACAATGGGGATCAAATCCTTGGGTTTCCATGTTTGCGGCTTTTCAAAATTGTCCAAATCTAATTGTTTCTGCTATAGATACACCGAATTTAGAGAATGTAACTGATATGGGATACATGTTTTATGCTGCAACATCCCTAAACCAAGATCTTAGCTCATGGGATGTAAGTAATGTAACTTATATGAGTAGCATGTTTACTGAAGCAACATCCTTTAACCAAGACCTTAGTTCTTGGGATGTAAGTAATGTAACTGATATGTTAGGCATGTTTTTTAGTTCAGGTTTTGACGTAAATAATTACGATAAAGCTTTAATTGCTTGGTCTAATTTACCTACTCTTAAACAAAATGTATCTTTTGGTGCTCAAGGCGTTAGTTATTGTAATGGAGAGGCTGCAAGAACAAAATTAATAAATGATTATAACTGGAACATCACGGATGAAGGAAAAGATTGTAGTGATGTATATATTTCTATCCCAGATACAAACTTCGAGCAAGCATTAATCGATTTAGGTTATGATACCAATGGTTTAAACGGTAACATATTAACATCAGATGCTGTGGCTGTAACAAGTTTATCTTTACCAAGTGCTATTAGCGCTGCTATAACTGACTTAACGGGCATTGAAGGTTTTACACAATTAACATCTTTAACAATTGTTGGTAGTAAAATAACTTCGATAGATGTAAGTAAAAATGTTAATTTATTAAGTTTGTCCTTAGCAGATAATAGTGCTTTAACTGCTTTAGATGTATCTAAAAATGAAGATTTACGGTCATTAAATATTGGATTAACGGATTTAAGATCATCTGGAAAAATTGGATTAATATCAGTTTTAGATGTCAGTAACAATATTAATTTGGTTTCTATAAATGCTAGAGCACAAAGTTTAACTTCCTTAGATATATCTAATAATGTAGCATTAGAAAGCTTAGATTTAGAAAAAAATAATATCACTAGTTTAGATGTGTCTAATAATACAAAACTATATAGGCTTGATGTTACACAAACCAATTTAACAACTTTAGATGTAAGTAATCTAGCCGATTTAGGCGAGTTGTATGCACCGTTTAATTCATTGATTTCTTTAGATGTATCAAATAATCTCAAATTAGCAAGGCTAGACTGTAATAGTAATAACACAATTACAACGATATCTTTAGGGAATAATGATGTTTTAAGTTATTTAAATATATCGGGTAATTTACTAACTACGTTAGATACTTCTCAAAATAATGGACTGTTGGATTTAGAATGTGGTTTCAATAACCTTACAAGTTTAATTGTAAATGATGAGTTAAAAACACTTTCTTGCGACGATAATAATCTTACAAGCTTAGATGTAACTAACGCAACTAATTTAGAAGAACTTCGGTGTACTGAAAATTCTTTTTCTGCTTTAGATGTTACCAAGAATACAAAATTAACAGGTATACACGCAGATTATAATAGTTTAACAAGTATTGATCTAAGTAAAAACACAAATTTAGAGACGTTAGGTATATCTAATAATGCGCTAACAACACTAGAAATAAGTAATAATACTAAATTAGAATCTTTGGATTGTTCTGCAAATAATTTAACAGACATAGATTTCGGTACAAATATTAATTTAGGATCTATATCTGCGTATGAAAACGCATTAGCTACAATAGACGTTAGTAAATTAACAAACTTAACTCGTTTATCTGCATATAATAATAGCTTAACATCTTTAGATCTTAGTGAAAATTTACTTTTAGAGAGACTTGATGTTTCAAATAATCACATTGACTCCTTAAATTTATCTTTAAATAACTCGCTTCTTACTTTAGATGTTAGGGATAATTCACTAGAGTACCTAAATGTGAAAAATGGCAATAATATGAATATGATAATTCAAGGAACTTACGCATTGGATGTAGCTGGAAATCCAAATTTGACTTGTATCCAAGTAGATGATATTGCTTATGCAAATGCAAACTTCAATAAAGATGCAACAGCAAGTTTTAATTTAGGATGTGGTGTTAACACTGCAGCAACTAATGGTAATTGGAGTGATCCATCTAGTTGGAGTACAGGCGTTGTGCCAACATCAAATGATAACGTAACCATACCTGCAGGAACCACTTTACAAATTGGTTCTAATATTTCTGAAATAAACTCTTTAGTGAACGAGGGTAGTATTGTAATTGGGCCTACCTTTTCTTTAAAATCAAATACAACTTTAGTAAATAATGGCTCGATTGTTATGGATTCCGAAAGTAACAACAGTTCTGTATTGTTTGTACAAGGTGCCTCTTCAGGAACAATTACGTATAAGCGAGGTGGTCTTAAAGCAAATGCCTGGAGTTTGGTAGCACCACCAGTTTCAGGTCAAAAAATTGAAGAGTTTGCTTTAAATGCGGATAATGATATTAGAATAAATACCAGTGTATCTCCAAATAGATATGCTATTGCTTATCATGATGATACCGCAATAGAAGGAGAAAAATGGAAATATTACACCACAGATATCGCCTCTTCTTTAACTTTTACGGCTGGTGAAAGTTATTCAATGTCTAGAGGTACAGATGGATCTGTTAGTTTTACAGGTACTTTAACGACTGCAGACGTTAGTAAATCATTAAATGCAGGAGCCTGGAGCGCAATAGGGAATCCTTTTACAACCTACTATCCTGCAAATAAAAATAGTGAGAATAGTTTTTTAAATCAAAATTTCGCTGCATTAGATGATGAGTTTAAAGCGGTATATCTGTGGAGTACCACTCAGAATAAATTTGTTAGTGTTACAGAAATAGATATCAATAATCGCTCTTTAACACCGGGCCAAGGGTTTTTAATAAAATTAAAACCAAGCGCAACAAGTGTTCAATTTAATGAAGACAAAAGAACCTTAAAACCTAATGATGCTACAAATACCTTTGCGAAAAACAACGATTTGTACGCAGAACTTGCCTTAGAAAATGATAATTATAATGTTACAACTGCGATAAAGTTTTATCCAAATGCTACATTAGGGTTTGATGTAGGGTATGATATCAGAAATTTTGATGGTGCTAGTTTCGATGTATTTACGCACCTTGCCGACCAAAGCTCAGAGAACAATTTTAGCATTCAGTCAGTGCCTTCTACAGATATGGAAAACACGATAGTTCCTTTAGGAGTAAACTTACCGAATGAAGAGAAGGTGAAATTTACATTAAGCGCTGTGAACCTTCCAGAAGGAATACATGTTGTTATTGAAGATAGAATGCTAAACACCTTTAACAATATGAGTACAGACAATACGTATGTACCTGATTTTAGTCAAAACAAAAATTTAAAAGATCGATTCTTTGTTCATTTTAAAACTGCTTCGGCCTTATCAACGAATACTCCAACGCTCAATGAGATTAACATTTTTGTAAAAGAGAGAGTTTTGTTTGTAGAAGGTATTAAAAATGAGAAAGCATTGAAAGTATTTAATATGCTGGGGCAAGAGCTTCTTACAGTAAACTTAGAGGCAGATAGCAATCAAATAAATTTACCAAACCACATAAAAAGCGGTATTTATTTGATTTCTATAAAAGCAGATACTCAAACACATACGCAAAGAATATTATTAAAATAA
- a CDS encoding succinate dehydrogenase/fumarate reductase iron-sulfur subunit produces the protein MKLTLKIWRQKDSKSKGQMVDYKVTEISEHMSFLEMMDVLNEQLVNSGEEPVAFDHDCREGICGMCSMYINGEAHGPDRGVTTCQLHMRMFNDGDTITIEPFRAAAFPVIKDLAVDRSAFDRIQHSGGYISVNTSGNTQDANSIPISKHAADTAMDAATCIGCGACVATCKNSSAMLFVGAKVSQYALLPQGQVEAADRVKNMVAQMDLEGFGNCTNTGACEVECPKGISLDTIARMNRELMKASI, from the coding sequence ATGAAGCTTACACTTAAAATTTGGAGACAGAAAGACTCAAAATCAAAGGGTCAAATGGTAGATTACAAAGTGACTGAAATTTCAGAACACATGTCTTTTTTGGAGATGATGGATGTTTTGAATGAACAGTTGGTAAATTCTGGTGAAGAACCAGTTGCTTTTGATCACGACTGTAGAGAAGGTATTTGTGGTATGTGCTCTATGTATATTAACGGAGAAGCGCATGGACCAGATAGAGGGGTAACAACTTGCCAATTACATATGCGTATGTTTAATGATGGTGATACAATTACAATAGAACCTTTTAGAGCTGCTGCTTTTCCTGTAATTAAAGATTTAGCAGTAGACAGATCTGCCTTTGATAGAATTCAGCATTCTGGTGGGTATATTTCTGTAAACACTTCTGGTAACACCCAAGATGCAAACTCAATACCAATTTCTAAGCACGCTGCAGATACCGCAATGGATGCTGCCACTTGTATTGGTTGTGGTGCTTGTGTAGCTACTTGTAAAAACAGTTCTGCGATGTTATTTGTGGGCGCAAAAGTATCTCAGTATGCATTATTACCTCAAGGACAAGTAGAAGCAGCAGATCGTGTTAAAAATATGGTAGCGCAAATGGATTTAGAAGGTTTTGGAAACTGTACAAACACTGGTGCTTGTGAAGTAGAATGCCCAAAAGGAATTTCTTTAGATACTATTGCAAGAATGAACAGAGAATTGATGAAAGCATCAATATAA
- a CDS encoding succinate dehydrogenase cytochrome b subunit, producing the protein MSGFFKSSIGRKVAMALSAFFLMFFLLQHLAINILSVLSPDTFNEVSHFMGTNPLVQFALQPVLIFAVVFHFVMGFILELKNKKANGTPYAKNNGAANSTWFSRNMIWSGITILAFILLHFIDFWFPEINTKFIQGDWSGTMEGVEGLRYHEELVHKFAHPARVIAYVVSFIFLGLHLAHGFTSAFQSVGGTAGRKKTLQTIGKAYSIIVPLGFIFIAIYHHLNH; encoded by the coding sequence ATGAGCGGATTTTTCAAATCTTCAATTGGAAGAAAAGTAGCCATGGCGCTATCAGCATTTTTTTTAATGTTCTTCCTACTTCAGCATTTAGCCATAAATATTTTATCAGTTTTAAGTCCAGATACCTTTAACGAAGTATCTCATTTTATGGGCACAAATCCTTTGGTGCAATTTGCATTGCAACCTGTCTTAATTTTTGCGGTTGTTTTTCACTTTGTAATGGGCTTTATTTTAGAGCTCAAAAACAAAAAAGCTAACGGGACACCCTATGCCAAAAATAATGGAGCAGCAAACTCAACCTGGTTTAGTAGAAATATGATTTGGAGTGGAATTACCATATTAGCTTTTATTCTTTTACATTTTATTGATTTTTGGTTTCCAGAAATCAATACCAAATTTATACAAGGAGATTGGTCAGGAACAATGGAGGGAGTAGAAGGTTTGCGTTATCACGAAGAGCTAGTGCATAAATTTGCACATCCAGCAAGAGTAATAGCCTATGTAGTTTCTTTTATCTTTTTAGGGTTGCACTTAGCACACGGTTTTACATCGGCATTTCAATCTGTTGGTGGCACCGCAGGAAGAAAGAAAACATTACAAACTATTGGTAAAGCATATTCAATAATAGTTCCTCTAGGATTTATTTTTATTGCAATTTATCATCACCTTAACCATTAA
- a CDS encoding nucleotidyltransferase family protein — translation MMNGKEVLFFVGKCLTIKHEENNKILVEDILKSNTVNWPLVVTLSTGQFVFPALYCNLKSANFLHYLPEDLVVFMKQITDVNRARNQKIIAQAKEINELLLKNDITPIFLKGTGNLLEGLYDDVAERMVGDIDLIVSKENATKAYRLLREQKYISKSDLKFHLEREKRHIPPLTNKNKIAAVEIHIELLIKKHRAEFNYAIVKKKSQKINNMNFLSFKHQIALSIIAEQINDGGFRYNTIVLRNAYDVFLLSKKTEAKTSFDEFKNLKNPLNCFLATCFQVFNSPPSLQYNATTKTEAYLKIFNEDLNNEEFRKKRHRKVKIKFSIKSKINTLFRSFFDAYTRKTAIKNVIHRFKASKRPNFNSF, via the coding sequence ATGATGAACGGTAAAGAAGTTCTATTTTTTGTTGGGAAGTGTTTAACTATAAAACATGAAGAAAACAATAAAATTTTAGTTGAAGATATTCTAAAATCAAACACTGTTAATTGGCCCTTAGTTGTAACATTAAGTACTGGTCAGTTTGTTTTCCCTGCCTTATATTGCAATTTAAAAAGCGCTAACTTTCTGCATTATTTACCAGAAGATTTGGTTGTTTTTATGAAGCAAATTACGGATGTAAATAGAGCTAGAAATCAGAAAATTATTGCACAAGCAAAAGAAATTAATGAATTATTACTAAAAAACGATATTACTCCTATTTTTTTAAAAGGTACTGGCAACTTGCTGGAAGGTTTGTACGATGACGTTGCAGAAAGAATGGTTGGTGATATTGATTTAATTGTTAGTAAAGAGAACGCCACAAAAGCCTATAGACTATTACGTGAGCAAAAATACATCTCTAAATCTGACTTGAAATTTCACTTAGAGCGAGAAAAGAGGCATATACCTCCTTTAACAAACAAAAATAAAATTGCTGCTGTAGAAATACATATAGAACTTTTAATTAAAAAACACAGGGCTGAGTTTAACTACGCTATAGTTAAAAAGAAATCTCAGAAAATTAATAATATGAATTTTTTAAGTTTTAAACATCAAATCGCTTTATCTATTATTGCGGAACAAATTAATGACGGAGGATTTAGATATAATACAATAGTTTTAAGAAATGCTTATGATGTCTTTTTGTTATCTAAAAAAACTGAAGCAAAAACTAGTTTTGATGAATTTAAAAACTTAAAAAATCCTTTGAATTGTTTTTTAGCTACTTGTTTTCAGGTTTTTAATAGTCCGCCTTCTTTGCAGTACAATGCTACTACTAAAACAGAAGCTTATCTAAAAATCTTTAATGAGGACTTAAACAATGAAGAATTTAGAAAAAAACGCCATCGTAAAGTAAAAATAAAATTTTCAATTAAAAGTAAAATAAACACCCTATTCAGATCATTTTTTGATGCATATACTAGAAAAACAGCTATCAAGAACGTGATCCATAGGTTTAAGGCAAGCAAACGCCCCAATTTCAACTCTTTTTAA